The sequence below is a genomic window from Cucurbita pepo subsp. pepo cultivar mu-cu-16 unplaced genomic scaffold, ASM280686v2 Cp4.1_scaffold004069, whole genome shotgun sequence.
GATTAAATTGTCGAATTTTAACAGGAAGATAATGGCTGCCAATGGAGATAAGCACAAGATAAGTTGTGCGATGGATCATATCATAGACGCTCAGTTGAAAGGTGAGATAAGTGAAGAGAACGTGATTTACATCGTAGAGAACATCAACGTGGCAGCGATAGAAACGACATTGTGGTCGATGGAATGGGCAATAGCGGAGTTGGTGAATCATCCAGACATCCAACACAAGATTCGGGAGGAGCTAAAGAATGTCCTAAAGGGAAAGGAAGTGAGTGAATCGAAGCTTCATGAGCTGCCATACTTGCAAGCAACGGTGAAAGAGACGCTGAGGTTGCACACTCCAATACCGTTGTTGGTGCCACATATGAACTTGGAAGAAGCAAAGCTGGGAGGGTACACCATCCCAAAGGAGTCGAAGGTGG
It includes:
- the LOC111787011 gene encoding cytochrome P450 CYP73A100-like, translated to MIKLSNFNRKIMAANGDKHKISCAMDHIIDAQLKGEISEENVIYIVENINVAAIETTLWSMEWAIAELVNHPDIQHKIREELKNVLKGKEVSESKLHELPYLQATVKETLRLHTPIPLLVPHMNLEEAKLGGYTIPKESKVVVNAWWLANNPEWWKNPEEFRPERFFEEESGTEAVAAGKVDYRFLPFGVGRRSCPGIVLAMPILGLILAKLVSNFEMKPPSGMEKVDVTEK